From a single Methylacidiphilum kamchatkense Kam1 genomic region:
- a CDS encoding SMI1/KNR4 family protein, which produces MPPASELQTLLARLQSSQKEHPYIEINPPASLEAIESIDLACQKEFGLALPQDYKELLASANGFCFGYGRFYHITDPLSPNRLLRQEVLTDENIFRNNLYIRNFDLKTDSFFCSLSPPHHLLLGESGYRSYLYDALTKRYYIRCSERYFGVFYPEGEKIPPEGKNIFYSDLYSLLKAELEYFFRYLEPAPRLLEAREIQVIQKARMAEQLSIEGSFLPPASFKAIEQANRRFLKEFGFPIPEFYKKFLAFSNGFRTDYSIFFHIPDEDSPTEWLRTEEHEEPFRFLNSDFLIPHNRYYRSKVEEEEYDEKQEERLQYFIFGQDRDLLEITYCYDPRRQCFFKLHFYYPEFCEEYSDFSSFLKTEVFLFGD; this is translated from the coding sequence ATGCCCCCAGCTTCAGAATTACAAACCCTATTGGCAAGGCTCCAATCTTCTCAAAAGGAGCATCCTTATATTGAAATCAATCCGCCAGCCTCTCTTGAGGCAATAGAATCCATAGACCTGGCCTGCCAGAAGGAATTTGGCCTCGCTCTGCCTCAAGACTATAAAGAACTGCTAGCTTCCGCCAATGGCTTTTGTTTTGGCTATGGCAGGTTTTATCATATTACTGATCCTCTTTCCCCAAATCGATTGCTTAGACAAGAAGTCCTTACCGATGAGAATATCTTTCGGAACAATCTTTACATTCGCAATTTCGATCTCAAAACTGATAGTTTCTTCTGTAGCTTATCTCCCCCCCATCATCTATTGCTAGGCGAGAGCGGATATCGCAGCTATCTCTACGATGCTTTGACTAAGCGCTATTACATAAGATGCAGTGAAAGATATTTTGGGGTTTTCTATCCTGAAGGAGAAAAGATTCCTCCCGAAGGGAAAAATATTTTTTATTCGGATTTGTACTCGTTGCTTAAAGCCGAACTGGAATATTTTTTTCGTTATCTTGAGCCTGCTCCAAGACTGTTAGAAGCTCGGGAAATCCAGGTGATTCAAAAAGCACGAATGGCTGAACAATTATCCATCGAAGGAAGCTTTCTTCCGCCCGCTTCTTTCAAGGCGATTGAGCAAGCAAACCGCCGGTTTCTTAAAGAATTTGGATTTCCGATTCCAGAGTTTTATAAAAAGTTTCTCGCCTTTAGTAACGGCTTCCGTACCGACTATTCGATATTCTTCCACATTCCCGACGAAGACTCCCCTACCGAATGGTTAAGGACTGAAGAGCATGAGGAGCCTTTTCGGTTTCTTAACAGCGACTTTCTCATTCCCCATAATCGCTACTATAGGAGCAAAGTAGAAGAAGAGGAGTATGACGAAAAGCAAGAGGAGCGCCTGCAGTATTTCATCTTCGGGCAGGATAGAGATCTCCTAGAGATTACGTACTGTTATGATCCTCGCCGGCAGTGCTTTTTCAAACTCCACTTCTATTATCCTGAATTTTGCGAGGAATACTCCGATTTTTCTTCTTTTTTAAAAACCGAAGTTTTTTTATTTGGTGATTGA
- a CDS encoding zinc ribbon domain-containing protein, which produces MDKKIIEIRKLLAKIPVETEKFQKQLKIEEEKVAQNKKELLQIDLSIKEMEAEIAGLKSKINQYKTQQLSTRKNEEYQALSHQIDNATQKISDLEDKVLEFLEKKERVSKTYKEADIQFHHFALEVKKKTEALSTQKENLEKSLSQLLEERKAYISHLEPNVLQIYQRIAASKPGTAIMPVVDETCGGCHMRMTKQAYLKVKASDALVFCEYCGRILFFSE; this is translated from the coding sequence ATGGATAAAAAGATTATTGAAATACGCAAATTACTAGCCAAAATTCCAGTAGAAACTGAAAAATTCCAAAAGCAGCTTAAAATCGAAGAAGAGAAGGTTGCTCAAAATAAAAAGGAGCTTTTGCAGATTGATTTATCTATAAAAGAGATGGAAGCCGAAATTGCTGGATTAAAATCAAAAATTAACCAGTATAAAACCCAACAGCTTTCAACGAGAAAAAACGAAGAATATCAAGCATTGTCTCATCAGATTGATAATGCCACCCAAAAAATTTCGGATTTAGAAGACAAAGTGTTAGAGTTTTTGGAGAAAAAGGAACGGGTTTCAAAAACGTATAAAGAAGCAGATATACAATTTCATCATTTCGCTTTAGAAGTAAAAAAGAAAACTGAAGCCCTTTCTACACAAAAGGAAAATTTGGAAAAGAGTCTTAGTCAATTACTAGAAGAAAGAAAAGCTTATATAAGCCATCTAGAGCCTAATGTTTTACAAATCTATCAAAGAATTGCTGCTTCAAAACCTGGGACCGCAATTATGCCGGTCGTTGATGAAACTTGTGGGGGCTGTCATATGCGAATGACAAAACAAGCCTATTTGAAAGTTAAGGCATCCGATGCACTTGTTTTCTGTGAATATTGTGGTAGAATTTTGTTCTTTTCGGAGTAA
- a CDS encoding SufE family protein, protein MEELPKALKDIISTFEVLGEEERREMLIAYSEAAPQFSPKEGESYVLTDVRKDEECTDMVGVYLLSDEEGKVYFRMHLGPHVQTLTKAMTSILCQGLSGSLPQQIVNIPSTFISKIVGGELFRVRSQTVYYVLGRMKSACKQLLSKRTIENGQVL, encoded by the coding sequence ATGGAAGAGTTACCAAAAGCTTTAAAAGACATTATTTCTACTTTCGAAGTTTTAGGAGAAGAAGAAAGACGAGAAATGCTAATTGCTTACAGCGAAGCTGCTCCTCAATTTTCTCCAAAAGAAGGTGAGTCCTATGTTCTTACTGATGTCCGAAAAGATGAAGAATGCACCGATATGGTCGGTGTCTATCTTCTTTCCGATGAAGAAGGCAAGGTCTATTTTCGGATGCATTTAGGCCCTCATGTTCAAACTCTGACAAAAGCCATGACTTCCATTCTTTGTCAGGGCTTAAGTGGTTCCCTACCCCAACAAATCGTCAATATACCAAGTACCTTTATAAGCAAAATTGTTGGCGGAGAGCTCTTTAGGGTGAGGAGTCAGACTGTTTATTATGTATTGGGGAGAATGAAAAGTGCTTGTAAGCAATTATTAAGTAAGAGAACGATTGAAAATGGTCAAGTACTCTAA
- the bioB gene encoding biotin synthase BioB, translating into MNDYHTIEQIYSQPLEDLIQQALQAKKVFGKNDLQFCQLLNIKSGGCSEDCKYCAQSAHYRTSIEKSSLLDEETIFEAGKKAKENGATRFCLGAAWKGLSHEELKTKQICKIISKISSLGLELCLSLGFLTEKAALMLKESGLSVYNHNLNTGPNYYPKIATTHSFQDRLQTIEIVQKVGLKLCSGGIIGMGESLKDRLEMLYYLRTLPEPPESVPINVYMPIKGTPLYAQSNFSYIDLVRIIATARILFPTSRIRLAAGRKLLDESIQTLCYIAGVNSIFIGEKLLTQNNVQLETDLAWLKRLNLQKEGYTKLYS; encoded by the coding sequence ATGAACGACTATCATACGATTGAGCAAATATATTCTCAACCTCTTGAGGATTTAATCCAGCAGGCATTACAAGCCAAAAAAGTATTTGGGAAAAATGATCTGCAGTTTTGCCAACTTCTTAATATTAAGAGTGGGGGTTGCAGTGAAGATTGTAAATATTGTGCTCAGAGTGCTCATTATCGCACCTCAATTGAAAAAAGTAGCTTGCTTGATGAAGAGACAATTTTTGAAGCTGGAAAGAAAGCGAAGGAAAATGGAGCGACTCGATTTTGTCTGGGTGCAGCTTGGAAAGGCTTATCTCATGAAGAATTAAAAACAAAGCAAATCTGCAAAATTATTTCTAAAATAAGTTCTTTGGGCTTAGAATTATGTCTTTCCCTGGGATTTTTGACAGAAAAAGCTGCTTTAATGCTGAAGGAATCAGGACTCTCCGTATATAACCACAATTTGAATACTGGTCCTAATTACTATCCCAAAATAGCTACCACACACAGTTTCCAAGATAGACTCCAAACTATAGAAATAGTTCAAAAGGTAGGGCTAAAACTCTGTTCTGGAGGTATCATAGGAATGGGAGAAAGTTTAAAGGATCGGCTGGAGATGCTCTATTATCTGAGGACTTTACCAGAACCTCCAGAAAGCGTTCCTATCAATGTCTATATGCCAATAAAGGGGACGCCTCTATATGCTCAAAGCAATTTTTCCTATATCGATCTGGTTAGAATAATTGCTACGGCAAGGATTCTTTTTCCTACCTCTCGGATTAGACTGGCAGCCGGTAGGAAATTGCTTGATGAGTCCATACAGACTTTATGTTATATAGCCGGAGTCAATTCTATTTTTATTGGAGAGAAACTGCTTACGCAAAACAATGTTCAATTGGAAACCGATCTGGCTTGGCTAAAAAGACTGAACTTACAAAAGGAAGGTTACACAAAACTATACTCCTGA
- the tal gene encoding transaldolase, whose amino-acid sequence MKPTQKLHDLRQSLWLDNISREMLDKGVLKKYIDEYSITGLTSNPTIFDHAIARSHFYDHSILEYSHKGLEGEELFFQLAIEDLRRAADLFSPIYERTFGKDGWVSLEVSPLLAYDAQNTFLEAQRLHQVFQRPNLFIKIPGTKESLPAIEKSIFQGIPINVTLLFTPQHYLEAAEAYMRGLERRIAERLPLENVFSVASLFVSRWDKATMNRVGDSLRNQLGIAIAKKTYKAYRDVLESDRWKQLAQKKANAQLLLWASTGTKDPQASDILYVKNLVAPDTINTMPEETLLAFADHGQIGEVLPRDGGNADEIIAQYHQQGIRVDELGQLLQKEGAESFVNSWNDLLSSLKKKASLLRAF is encoded by the coding sequence ATGAAACCAACTCAAAAACTTCACGATTTAAGACAAAGCCTGTGGCTAGATAATATCTCTAGAGAAATGCTAGACAAAGGAGTGTTAAAAAAATACATCGATGAGTATTCTATTACTGGATTGACTTCCAATCCAACGATCTTTGACCACGCTATTGCTAGATCGCATTTTTATGATCACAGTATCCTCGAGTATTCCCATAAAGGATTAGAAGGAGAAGAGTTGTTTTTCCAATTGGCAATAGAAGATCTTAGAAGAGCAGCCGATCTTTTTTCTCCAATCTATGAACGCACTTTTGGCAAAGATGGATGGGTTTCCTTAGAAGTTTCTCCTTTATTGGCCTATGATGCTCAAAATACATTTTTAGAAGCTCAAAGACTGCATCAGGTATTTCAAAGACCAAATCTTTTTATAAAAATTCCTGGTACAAAAGAAAGTTTGCCCGCAATTGAAAAGTCCATTTTCCAGGGTATTCCAATCAATGTGACCCTTCTTTTCACACCTCAACATTACTTAGAGGCTGCTGAGGCATACATGAGAGGACTTGAAAGAAGAATTGCTGAGAGACTTCCATTGGAAAATGTTTTTTCTGTGGCCTCCCTATTTGTAAGTAGATGGGACAAGGCGACTATGAATAGGGTGGGGGATTCATTAAGAAATCAGTTGGGAATAGCCATTGCCAAAAAGACATATAAAGCTTATAGGGATGTTTTGGAATCGGATAGGTGGAAGCAGCTTGCTCAGAAAAAAGCCAATGCTCAATTACTTTTATGGGCTAGCACAGGGACCAAAGATCCTCAAGCTTCAGATATTCTTTATGTTAAAAATTTGGTAGCCCCTGACACAATTAATACCATGCCAGAAGAAACCCTTTTGGCTTTTGCTGACCATGGGCAGATTGGAGAAGTTTTGCCTAGAGATGGCGGGAATGCTGATGAAATTATCGCTCAGTATCATCAGCAAGGAATTAGGGTTGATGAGTTAGGCCAGCTGCTACAAAAAGAAGGGGCTGAATCATTTGTCAATTCATGGAATGATCTTTTAAGTTCTCTCAAGAAAAAAGCCTCCTTGTTAAGAGCCTTTTAA
- a CDS encoding CehA/McbA family metallohydrolase: MQYRIDFHCHSRFSADGVSEPEALVRVAKEKGLNGFALTDHNTSAGIDYLEQIGLIRKDGLPVDNFLILPGQEITTKEGHLLALGIKLPDLKGIPAIDAVSLIHSMGGLAIAPHPFDYFRAGIRKRFLDKLPLDGIEVFNAAVTFKRCNQKAMAYAKERRLPMISASDAHDAEVIGTALTIVETDDFSVQGILRAIRHGTLLEKRYISTKEALKKTWNNVFRFRSRHLMTKSIGNDM; the protein is encoded by the coding sequence ATGCAATACCGAATTGATTTCCATTGTCACTCTAGATTTTCTGCAGATGGAGTATCAGAACCGGAAGCATTGGTCCGCGTTGCAAAGGAAAAGGGATTGAACGGATTTGCTCTCACCGATCATAACACGTCTGCTGGAATTGATTATTTGGAACAAATCGGATTAATCAGAAAAGACGGGTTACCTGTGGATAATTTTCTGATTCTTCCCGGACAAGAAATTACCACCAAAGAAGGCCATCTTCTAGCTCTTGGGATAAAGCTACCAGACTTAAAAGGAATTCCTGCAATTGATGCCGTCTCTCTTATTCATTCCATGGGAGGACTCGCCATCGCTCCTCATCCCTTTGATTATTTTCGTGCCGGAATTCGAAAACGGTTTCTGGACAAACTTCCCTTAGATGGGATAGAAGTTTTTAATGCGGCTGTCACTTTTAAAAGATGCAATCAAAAAGCTATGGCTTATGCAAAAGAAAGAAGACTTCCAATGATTTCCGCCAGTGATGCTCATGATGCAGAGGTTATAGGTACGGCACTAACTATTGTAGAAACGGACGATTTTTCTGTCCAAGGCATTCTTCGGGCTATTCGGCATGGTACCCTTTTAGAAAAACGATATATTTCTACGAAGGAAGCTTTAAAAAAAACATGGAATAATGTTTTTCGGTTTAGAAGTAGACATCTCATGACCAAATCGATTGGTAATGATATGTAA
- a CDS encoding sensor histidine kinase, translated as MKQFDGKRETMLLYVTPLESKKGKTVVWTMTRVPIRLVSDYEKLAVFLSFLLIFSLLFGIFGLRILHAWSKEIARIEQIIATTPPDQIPSLGSTGFDELDKLVVTLINAKKNLIEEKNRKEELMHKLLKNERIVALGRMAATLAHELRNPLATIQLEAENALETDTMNKEGLNRILDQVARMGKLLESIVLLSHAGEILPQLIDLSVWIQSQIQKYGLLANKCGVELRVFPCEGNWVFDPKSMARAFENLLQNSLEHTPKGGWIEVTLEKKDNSLCLSVEDSGKGIEEDLRESIFEPFFTKKSSGFGLGLSIVKEIVEAHNGRIEYKKGREGGARFEIYLPNST; from the coding sequence TTGAAACAGTTCGACGGCAAAAGAGAAACTATGCTCCTTTACGTTACACCTTTAGAATCAAAAAAGGGCAAAACCGTTGTATGGACAATGACTCGAGTGCCAATCCGCCTGGTATCAGACTACGAAAAATTAGCCGTTTTTTTATCTTTCTTATTAATTTTTTCTCTTTTATTTGGGATATTTGGATTACGCATCCTCCATGCTTGGTCAAAAGAAATTGCACGAATCGAACAAATCATTGCTACCACTCCTCCTGACCAAATCCCTTCTTTGGGTTCTACTGGATTTGATGAATTGGACAAACTTGTAGTTACCTTAATCAATGCGAAGAAAAATCTCATTGAGGAAAAAAATAGAAAAGAAGAATTAATGCATAAGCTGTTAAAAAACGAGCGAATAGTCGCTCTAGGAAGAATGGCAGCCACGTTAGCTCACGAACTTCGTAACCCTCTAGCTACCATACAGCTTGAAGCTGAAAACGCTTTAGAGACAGACACGATGAACAAAGAAGGCTTAAATCGTATATTGGATCAAGTGGCTCGCATGGGCAAGCTGCTTGAAAGCATTGTCCTGCTGTCTCATGCTGGGGAAATCCTGCCCCAGCTAATCGATCTATCCGTTTGGATTCAATCTCAAATCCAAAAATATGGGTTACTTGCAAACAAATGCGGAGTAGAGTTGAGAGTTTTTCCTTGTGAAGGGAATTGGGTTTTTGATCCCAAAAGTATGGCAAGAGCCTTTGAAAATCTTCTTCAAAATAGCCTAGAGCATACTCCAAAAGGAGGATGGATTGAAGTAACGCTAGAAAAAAAAGACAATTCACTCTGTCTGTCTGTTGAAGATTCAGGAAAGGGTATTGAGGAAGATCTCCGGGAGTCGATTTTTGAGCCCTTTTTTACGAAGAAAAGCAGTGGTTTTGGTCTTGGACTTTCGATTGTAAAAGAGATTGTCGAAGCTCATAATGGACGGATAGAATATAAAAAGGGAAGGGAAGGAGGAGCTCGTTTCGAAATCTATTTACCAAATAGTACTTAG
- a CDS encoding DUF721 domain-containing protein, which translates to MKQKILSGTEAGFPVLRIDSKNYNDCWFDTLSSFLKAHQQTNSFSKETLTLYFSRKAPTLLYDRFLEASGKDGNGDQLSNLPNNPVLRAKWYRESLFESLFKRLERKRLHHPAALQAIWKEAVGTHLATYSVLISINEEKQTAFFRCVSSVISYEITKNPKIIEKIASLTGKPIKFLKLIY; encoded by the coding sequence ATGAAACAAAAGATCCTTTCTGGGACAGAGGCCGGATTTCCAGTATTACGGATCGATAGTAAGAACTATAACGATTGTTGGTTTGATACTCTTTCTTCATTTTTAAAAGCCCATCAACAAACCAATTCTTTTTCTAAAGAAACCTTAACACTGTATTTTTCTAGAAAAGCTCCAACTCTACTTTATGACCGATTTCTCGAGGCATCTGGCAAAGATGGAAACGGTGACCAACTTTCCAATCTTCCAAATAATCCCGTATTGCGAGCGAAGTGGTATAGAGAAAGTCTTTTTGAAAGTCTTTTCAAAAGATTAGAAAGGAAAAGGCTGCATCATCCAGCAGCCCTGCAAGCTATATGGAAAGAAGCCGTTGGAACTCACCTGGCTACCTACAGCGTGCTTATCTCGATTAATGAAGAGAAACAAACCGCCTTTTTTCGTTGTGTTTCTAGTGTGATATCCTATGAAATTACCAAGAATCCAAAGATCATAGAAAAAATAGCTTCGCTTACAGGCAAGCCGATCAAGTTTTTAAAGCTGATTTATTAA
- the purH gene encoding bifunctional phosphoribosylaminoimidazolecarboxamide formyltransferase/IMP cyclohydrolase, which yields MSTAFISVYDKTGIVELARVLSQARIDIISTGGTARLLKNAHIPVQEVSDVTGFPELLGGRVKTLHAKIHAGILYKRDEAQHLKEIAELGIPQIQYVIVNFYPFTTAIKKDLSTEEILDFIDIGGCTLARSAAKNYPHVTVVVDPTDYSEVMHQVQTMGSTSLVLRKKLAFKAFNLTSYYDSQIARFFQEKFHIRQFPPESSIPLYDYSPLRYGENPHQHAALYGDFWNYFQQLQGKDLSYNNILDIDAAVRTLLEFPAEKAVAAIFKHTSPCGIGMGNTVTDAYLKAFETDRESPFGGVIAINKPLDSSLARLLSEIFVEVVIAPEFEDEGLKLLQKKKNLRLIQVCFEKLPFPRFVIRSLFGNSYLLQEPDTILLDQDKIEVVSLRKPTQKEIDKCMFGLKVVKHARSNAVVFSDSDRTLAIGSGQASRVDAVRIAIEKAKREGISLQGSAIASDAFFPFPDGVELAAAAGASVVIQPGGSVRDKEVIETANNHNMAMLFTHIRHFLH from the coding sequence ATGAGTACAGCATTCATTTCAGTGTATGATAAAACTGGAATTGTCGAATTAGCTAGAGTTTTAAGCCAAGCTAGAATAGACATTATTTCTACAGGTGGAACAGCTCGACTTTTAAAAAATGCTCACATTCCTGTTCAAGAAGTTTCGGATGTCACTGGCTTTCCTGAACTTCTAGGAGGAAGGGTCAAAACATTACATGCAAAAATTCATGCCGGCATTCTTTACAAAAGGGACGAAGCCCAACATTTAAAGGAAATTGCTGAACTAGGAATTCCTCAAATTCAATATGTCATTGTCAATTTTTATCCCTTTACTACCGCAATAAAAAAAGACCTATCGACGGAAGAAATATTGGATTTTATCGATATTGGAGGATGTACTCTGGCAAGAAGTGCAGCAAAAAATTATCCGCATGTTACCGTTGTTGTGGATCCCACTGATTATTCTGAAGTAATGCATCAAGTGCAGACTATGGGCTCGACCTCGTTGGTCTTGCGTAAAAAACTCGCTTTTAAAGCCTTTAACTTAACCAGTTATTATGATAGCCAGATAGCTCGTTTTTTTCAAGAAAAGTTTCATATCCGCCAGTTTCCACCGGAGTCGAGCATTCCCCTCTACGATTATTCTCCATTAAGATATGGAGAAAATCCTCATCAGCACGCTGCCCTTTATGGAGATTTTTGGAATTATTTTCAACAACTCCAAGGAAAGGATCTTTCTTACAACAATATTCTTGATATTGATGCAGCAGTAAGAACCTTACTCGAATTCCCTGCGGAGAAAGCCGTTGCCGCGATTTTTAAGCATACTTCTCCCTGCGGGATAGGAATGGGAAATACCGTTACAGATGCCTATCTTAAAGCCTTTGAAACGGACCGAGAATCACCCTTTGGTGGAGTGATTGCCATCAACAAACCACTTGATTCTTCTTTGGCACGGCTCCTTTCAGAAATTTTTGTTGAAGTCGTTATTGCTCCAGAATTCGAAGATGAAGGATTAAAGCTTTTACAAAAGAAAAAAAATTTGAGGCTAATTCAAGTTTGCTTCGAAAAATTACCCTTCCCTCGTTTTGTCATCCGTTCCCTTTTTGGCAATTCTTATCTTCTTCAGGAACCTGACACCATCCTTCTAGATCAAGATAAAATAGAAGTCGTTAGTTTAAGGAAACCGACTCAAAAAGAAATCGACAAGTGTATGTTCGGTCTTAAAGTGGTCAAACATGCTCGCTCCAACGCCGTTGTTTTTTCAGATTCCGATAGAACATTAGCAATAGGATCAGGCCAGGCTTCAAGAGTCGATGCGGTAAGAATAGCAATTGAAAAAGCCAAGCGCGAAGGCATATCCTTGCAAGGTAGCGCAATTGCTTCGGATGCCTTTTTCCCCTTTCCTGATGGAGTGGAACTAGCGGCAGCCGCTGGAGCATCCGTAGTGATTCAACCAGGGGGAAGCGTGAGAGACAAAGAAGTCATCGAAACCGCTAATAATCATAATATGGCTATGTTGTTTACCCATATCCGCCATTTCTTGCACTAA
- the smpB gene encoding SsrA-binding protein SmpB gives MDRDLVINRKARRDYNIIKTLEAGIVLLGSEVKSLKEGKGSLEGAFARIENGEAFLYQMNISPYEKAPTYALRDPKSPRKLLLHKKEIGELAGAISRQGRTIVPLKLYYRRGKIKVLLGIASGKSQVDKREKIKEQESQREISRILKRRREF, from the coding sequence ATGGACAGAGACCTTGTTATTAACAGGAAAGCAAGGCGAGATTATAACATCATAAAGACCTTGGAAGCAGGAATAGTTCTTTTAGGATCCGAAGTGAAATCATTAAAAGAGGGGAAAGGAAGCTTGGAAGGAGCTTTTGCTAGGATAGAAAACGGGGAAGCTTTTCTGTATCAGATGAATATTTCCCCATATGAAAAAGCGCCCACTTATGCGCTTAGAGATCCGAAATCACCCAGAAAATTACTGCTTCATAAAAAAGAAATAGGAGAGCTTGCGGGTGCTATTTCTAGACAAGGCAGAACCATTGTGCCATTAAAACTCTATTACCGTAGGGGTAAGATCAAGGTTCTTCTAGGGATCGCTTCAGGTAAGAGCCAAGTGGATAAAAGAGAGAAAATAAAAGAACAAGAATCTCAAAGAGAAATTAGCAGAATTCTAAAGAGAAGAAGAGAGTTTTAA
- a CDS encoding DNA-directed RNA polymerase subunit omega yields MNTSPENINQLLSAALAKVEIPEVLVNMVSRRVRLLAKGAKPLIETSPHWNLMQIALKEIAEGRLSWAPIEEATEEKAPGEYPQEESTPSSLS; encoded by the coding sequence ATGAACACTTCTCCAGAAAATATCAATCAACTGTTATCTGCAGCTTTAGCAAAAGTAGAAATTCCTGAAGTTCTAGTCAACATGGTTTCAAGAAGAGTCAGATTGCTCGCCAAAGGAGCAAAGCCTCTCATTGAAACTTCACCTCATTGGAACCTCATGCAAATTGCTCTAAAGGAAATTGCCGAAGGAAGGCTGAGTTGGGCACCCATCGAAGAAGCAACAGAGGAAAAGGCTCCAGGAGAATATCCACAAGAAGAAAGCACGCCAAGTAGTTTATCATAA
- the ubiE gene encoding bifunctional demethylmenaquinone methyltransferase/2-methoxy-6-polyprenyl-1,4-benzoquinol methylase UbiE encodes MTQQNSIGKLFDKVASRYDFLNHFLSLGIDVLWRKRLARKVADLKPSSLLDLATGSGDLLLAILKNSPTILRYYGVDISQEMIALAKEKGLDNLLIADASSLPFVESSFDVVTVAFGLRNFQDRMLALREILRVLRPGGTLYVLEFSMPKTILRPFYLFYLQKLMPLLASFVGAPKDAYIYLAQSILDFPQPKELVGLFQNAGFDCCGFVPMTFGIVTIHWGKKPETALNKSALKT; translated from the coding sequence ATGACCCAACAAAACTCCATAGGCAAACTATTTGACAAGGTGGCCAGTAGATACGACTTTCTAAACCACTTTTTGAGTCTTGGGATCGATGTATTGTGGAGAAAAAGATTAGCCAGAAAAGTAGCAGACCTAAAGCCTTCCTCTTTACTGGATTTGGCAACAGGAAGCGGAGATCTTCTCTTGGCTATCCTTAAAAATTCTCCCACTATCCTTCGATATTATGGGGTGGATATTTCTCAAGAAATGATCGCTCTTGCTAAAGAGAAAGGGCTTGACAATCTTCTGATAGCTGATGCCTCTAGTCTGCCTTTTGTCGAATCGAGTTTTGATGTTGTTACTGTTGCCTTTGGACTCAGAAACTTCCAAGATCGAATGCTTGCATTAAGAGAAATTTTAAGAGTATTACGGCCTGGTGGTACCCTCTACGTGTTGGAGTTTTCTATGCCTAAGACTATTCTTAGACCTTTTTATTTGTTCTATCTGCAGAAGCTCATGCCACTGCTTGCCTCTTTTGTAGGCGCTCCAAAAGATGCTTATATTTACTTGGCACAATCGATTTTAGACTTTCCCCAACCCAAAGAGCTTGTAGGTCTTTTTCAGAACGCTGGATTCGACTGCTGCGGCTTTGTGCCAATGACTTTTGGCATTGTTACGATTCATTGGGGAAAAAAACCAGAAACTGCTCTTAATAAATCAGCTTTAAAAACTTGA